A genomic region of Ursus arctos isolate Adak ecotype North America unplaced genomic scaffold, UrsArc2.0 scaffold_8, whole genome shotgun sequence contains the following coding sequences:
- the FKBP1B gene encoding peptidyl-prolyl cis-trans isomerase FKBP1B isoform X1, with translation MGVEIETISPGDGRTFPKKGQTCVVHYTGMLQNGKKFDSSRDRNKPFKFRIGKQEVIKGFEEGAAQMSLGQRAKLTCTPDVAYGATGHPGVIPPNATLIFDVELLNLE, from the exons ATGGGCGTGGAGATCGAGACCATCTCCCCGGGAGACG GAAGGACATTTCCCAAGAAGGGACAGACGTGTGTGGTGCACTACACAG GAATGctccaaaatggaaagaaattcgaTTCGTCCAGAGACAGAAACAAACCTTTCAAGTTCAGAATTGGCAAACAGGAAGTCATCAAGGGTTTTGAAGAGGGTGcagcccag ATGAGCttggggcagagggcgaagctgACCTGCACCCCCGATGTGGCGTATGGAGCCACGGGCCACCCTGGTGTCATCCCTCCCAATGCCACCCTCATCTTTGACGTGGAGCTGCTCAACTTAGAGTGA
- the FKBP1B gene encoding peptidyl-prolyl cis-trans isomerase FKBP1B isoform X2, with protein MGVEIETISPGDGRTFPKKGQTCVVHYTGMLQNGKKFDSSRDRNKPFKFRIGKQEVIKGFEEGAAQLGPLSPLPICPHPC; from the exons ATGGGCGTGGAGATCGAGACCATCTCCCCGGGAGACG GAAGGACATTTCCCAAGAAGGGACAGACGTGTGTGGTGCACTACACAG GAATGctccaaaatggaaagaaattcgaTTCGTCCAGAGACAGAAACAAACCTTTCAAGTTCAGAATTGGCAAACAGGAAGTCATCAAGGGTTTTGAAGAGGGTGcagcccag ctgggtcctctttctcctctccccatctGCCCCCATCCCTGCTAG